A region of Streptomyces halobius DNA encodes the following proteins:
- the dxr gene encoding 1-deoxy-D-xylulose-5-phosphate reductoisomerase codes for MTDSLAHPHLRFEPPPAPPGGPRSLVVLGSTGSIGTQAIDIVLRNPDRFRVTALSAAGGRVELLAEQAHQLRVDTVAVAREDAAPALREALTARYGTEEPLPDILAGPDAATELAACPCHTVLNGITGSIGLAPTLAALKAGRVLALANKESLIVGGPLVKAAAAPGQIVPVDSEHSALFQALTGGTREEVRKLVVTASGGPFRGRTKRELADVTPEQALAHPTWAMGPVITINSATLVNKGLEVIEAHLLYDVPFDRIEVVVHPQSYIHSMVEFTDGSTLAQASPPDMRMPIALGIGWPERVPDAAPGVDWTQAHTWEFLPLDETAFPSVPLACHVGDLGGTAPAVFNAANEECVAAFLQGGLPFTGIVDTVAAVVAEHGTPAQGTSLTVADVLEAETWARARARELAARAARTPSEVRA; via the coding sequence ATGACGGACTCCCTCGCCCACCCGCACCTGCGCTTCGAGCCGCCACCCGCCCCTCCGGGCGGCCCCCGCTCCCTTGTGGTCCTCGGCTCGACCGGCTCGATCGGCACCCAGGCGATCGACATCGTGCTGCGCAACCCCGACCGCTTCCGCGTGACCGCGCTCTCGGCGGCCGGCGGCCGGGTGGAACTGCTCGCGGAGCAGGCGCACCAGCTGCGGGTCGACACCGTCGCGGTGGCACGCGAGGACGCGGCGCCCGCCCTGCGTGAGGCGCTGACCGCGCGCTACGGAACCGAAGAGCCGCTGCCCGACATCCTGGCGGGCCCCGACGCGGCCACCGAACTTGCCGCCTGTCCCTGCCACACCGTCCTCAACGGCATCACCGGTTCCATCGGCCTCGCCCCCACCCTCGCCGCCCTCAAGGCCGGCCGGGTGCTCGCCCTCGCCAACAAGGAATCGCTGATCGTCGGCGGTCCACTGGTCAAGGCCGCCGCCGCACCGGGCCAGATCGTCCCCGTCGACTCCGAGCACTCCGCGCTCTTCCAGGCGCTGACCGGCGGTACCCGCGAAGAGGTCCGCAAGCTCGTCGTCACCGCCTCCGGCGGCCCGTTCCGCGGCCGTACGAAGCGCGAACTGGCCGACGTCACCCCCGAACAGGCCCTGGCGCACCCCACCTGGGCGATGGGGCCGGTCATCACGATCAACTCCGCGACCCTGGTCAACAAGGGCCTGGAGGTCATCGAGGCGCATCTGCTGTACGACGTCCCGTTCGACCGCATCGAGGTCGTCGTCCATCCGCAGTCCTACATCCACTCGATGGTGGAGTTCACCGACGGCTCGACCCTCGCCCAGGCCAGCCCGCCCGACATGCGGATGCCCATCGCGCTGGGCATCGGCTGGCCCGAGCGGGTCCCGGACGCCGCGCCCGGAGTCGACTGGACCCAGGCACACACCTGGGAGTTCCTCCCGCTGGACGAAACGGCCTTCCCGTCCGTCCCGCTGGCCTGCCACGTCGGCGATCTGGGCGGCACCGCCCCGGCCGTCTTCAACGCGGCGAACGAGGAATGTGTCGCCGCGTTCCTCCAGGGCGGGCTGCCGTTCACCGGAATTGTGGATACGGTCGCCGCAGTGGTCGCCGAGCACGGCACGCCCGCACAGGGAACCTCCCTGACCGTCGCGGACGTCCTGGAGGCGGAAACCTGGGCGCGCGCCCGCGCCCGCGAACTGGCCGCCCGTGCGGCACGTACACCGTCGGAGGTGCGCGCATGA
- a CDS encoding aldehyde dehydrogenase family protein → MPNTAAAPTAFWLAGRKATGEATFDVTSPWDGRLVGTVSVPTEAQVEEAVAASVAVQAEFAATPAHVRAAALDHVQRRLVERTEEIAGLISAENGKPMKWARGEVGRAVSVFRFAAEEARRFNGGEAQRLDTDAGGAGRLALTRRFPRGTVLGIAPFNFPLNLCAHKIAPAIAAGAPIILKPAPATPLSGLLIGELLAETDLPAGSWSILPVPNDRMPALVQDERLPVVSFTGSEKVGYAILDSVPRKHCTLELGGNGAAVVLPDFSSEADLDWAAQRIATFSNYQGGQSCISVQRVIADASVYDRLVPKIVAAVGAQVTGDPSDDATEVGPLVSEDAAKRVETWVDEAVEHGAKLLAGGKRDGASYAPTVLADVPADTTIAVEEVFGPVLSVQKVDGEAEAFAAVNDSKYGLQAGVFTHDLQIGFRAHRALEVGGVIIGDVPSYRADQMPYGGAKQSGVGREGVRFAMDDYTYERVMVLTGLDL, encoded by the coding sequence GTGCCGAACACTGCTGCAGCCCCCACCGCCTTTTGGCTCGCCGGCCGCAAGGCCACCGGCGAGGCCACCTTCGATGTCACCTCCCCCTGGGACGGACGTCTCGTCGGCACGGTGAGCGTCCCCACCGAGGCCCAGGTCGAGGAGGCCGTCGCGGCCTCCGTCGCCGTCCAGGCCGAGTTCGCCGCGACCCCGGCCCATGTGCGGGCCGCCGCCCTGGACCACGTACAGCGCCGACTGGTGGAGCGTACGGAGGAGATCGCCGGGCTGATCTCCGCGGAGAACGGCAAGCCCATGAAGTGGGCGCGCGGTGAGGTCGGCCGCGCGGTGTCCGTGTTCCGCTTCGCGGCCGAGGAGGCCCGCCGCTTCAACGGCGGCGAGGCACAGCGGCTGGACACCGACGCGGGCGGCGCCGGCCGGCTCGCGCTGACCCGCCGCTTCCCGCGCGGCACCGTTCTGGGCATCGCCCCGTTCAACTTCCCGCTGAACCTCTGCGCCCACAAGATCGCCCCGGCCATCGCGGCCGGCGCCCCGATCATCCTCAAGCCGGCGCCGGCCACCCCGCTCTCCGGACTGCTGATCGGTGAGCTGCTGGCCGAGACCGACCTGCCGGCCGGCTCCTGGTCGATCCTCCCGGTGCCCAACGACCGGATGCCCGCCCTCGTCCAGGACGAGCGGCTGCCGGTCGTCTCCTTCACCGGCTCCGAGAAGGTCGGCTACGCCATCCTCGACTCGGTGCCGCGCAAGCACTGCACCCTGGAACTCGGCGGCAACGGCGCGGCCGTCGTGCTGCCGGACTTCTCCTCCGAGGCGGACCTGGACTGGGCGGCGCAGCGCATCGCCACCTTCTCCAACTACCAGGGCGGCCAGTCCTGCATCTCGGTGCAGCGGGTGATCGCGGACGCGTCCGTCTACGACCGGCTGGTGCCGAAGATCGTCGCAGCGGTCGGTGCGCAGGTCACCGGTGACCCGTCGGACGACGCCACCGAGGTCGGCCCGCTGGTGAGCGAGGACGCCGCCAAGCGCGTCGAGACCTGGGTGGACGAGGCCGTGGAGCACGGCGCGAAGCTGCTCGCGGGGGGCAAGCGGGACGGCGCCTCGTACGCGCCGACCGTGCTCGCCGATGTGCCCGCCGACACGACGATCGCCGTCGAAGAGGTCTTCGGCCCGGTGCTCTCCGTCCAGAAGGTTGACGGCGAGGCGGAGGCGTTCGCCGCCGTCAACGACTCGAAGTACGGCCTCCAGGCAGGGGTGTTCACGCACGATCTGCAGATCGGGTTCCGGGCGCACCGCGCGCTGGAGGTCGGCGGCGTGATCATCGGCGATGTGCCGTCCTACCGCGCGGACCAGATGCCGTACGGCGGCGCCAAGCAGTCCGGCGTCGGCCGCGAGGGGGTGCGCTTCGCGATGGACGACTACACCTACGAGCGGGTCATGGTCCTCACCGGCCTCGACCTGTAG
- a CDS encoding M50 family metallopeptidase: MTTWMTILGIVVFVVGLLFSIAWHELGHLSTAKMFGIRVPQYMVGFGPTLFSRKKGDTEYGVKAIPLGGYIRMIGMFPPGNDGQLQARSSSPFRGMIEDARSAAFEELQPGDEKRLFYTRKPWKRVIVMFAGPFMNLILAVVIFMSVLMGFGINTQTTQVGSVSDCVISAAARTDTCPAGAKDSPAKAAGLRAGDKIVSFNGNAVPDWGALQQQIRDTTGPATLVVERHGERTTLHADLIENKVAKTDGHGGYVAGEYVTAGFLGFTPASGVVPQTFGQSVDRMGNMVQQGAEALVSLPAKIPDLWDAAFNGGERKQDSPMGVVGAARVGGEVFSLDIPPEQRVATMLFLVAGFNLSLFLFNMLPLLPLDGGHIAGAVWESIRRAFAKIVRRPDPGPFDVARLMPVAYVVAGIFICFTLLVLVADVVNPVKLT, encoded by the coding sequence ATGACGACCTGGATGACGATCCTCGGCATAGTCGTCTTCGTCGTCGGCCTGCTGTTCTCCATCGCCTGGCACGAACTCGGCCATCTCTCCACGGCCAAGATGTTCGGCATCCGGGTGCCGCAGTACATGGTGGGCTTCGGGCCGACGCTCTTCTCCCGTAAGAAGGGCGACACCGAGTACGGCGTCAAGGCCATCCCGCTCGGCGGCTACATCCGCATGATCGGCATGTTCCCGCCCGGCAACGACGGGCAGCTGCAGGCCCGCTCCAGCTCGCCGTTCCGCGGCATGATCGAGGACGCCCGCTCGGCGGCCTTCGAAGAGCTGCAGCCCGGCGACGAGAAGCGGCTGTTCTACACGCGCAAGCCGTGGAAACGCGTCATCGTCATGTTCGCCGGACCGTTCATGAACCTGATCCTCGCGGTCGTGATCTTCATGAGCGTGCTGATGGGCTTCGGCATCAACACCCAGACGACCCAGGTCGGCTCCGTCTCGGACTGTGTCATCTCGGCCGCCGCCAGGACCGACACCTGCCCGGCCGGCGCCAAGGACTCCCCGGCCAAGGCCGCCGGCCTGCGCGCCGGCGACAAGATCGTCTCGTTCAACGGGAACGCCGTCCCGGACTGGGGCGCCCTGCAGCAGCAGATCCGCGACACCACGGGCCCCGCGACGCTGGTCGTCGAACGGCACGGCGAGCGCACGACCCTGCACGCCGACCTCATCGAGAACAAGGTCGCCAAGACCGACGGCCACGGCGGCTATGTCGCCGGCGAGTACGTCACCGCCGGATTCCTCGGTTTCACCCCGGCCAGCGGCGTCGTCCCGCAGACCTTCGGCCAGTCCGTGGACCGCATGGGCAACATGGTCCAGCAGGGAGCCGAAGCCCTGGTCAGCCTGCCCGCCAAGATCCCCGACCTGTGGGACGCGGCCTTCAACGGCGGCGAACGCAAACAGGACTCCCCGATGGGCGTGGTCGGCGCGGCCCGGGTCGGCGGCGAGGTCTTCTCCCTGGACATCCCGCCGGAGCAGCGGGTCGCGACCATGCTCTTCCTGGTCGCCGGCTTCAACCTCTCGCTGTTCCTGTTCAACATGCTGCCGCTGCTGCCGCTGGACGGCGGGCATATCGCCGGCGCCGTGTGGGAGTCGATCCGACGCGCCTTCGCCAAGATCGTCCGGCGCCCCGACCCCGGCCCCTTCGACGTCGCCAGGCTGATGCCGGTCGCCTACGTCGTCGCCGGGATCTTCATCTGCTTCACCCTGCTGGTGCTGGTCGCCGACGTGGTGAACCCGGTGAAGCTGACCTAG
- a CDS encoding acyl-CoA dehydrogenase family protein: MSAPSIRKVSEREARQVAEAAREQDWRKPSFAKELFLGRFRLDLIHPHPTPAADDVRRGEKFLATLREFCETRIDGARIECEGQIPDETINGLKELGALGMKIDPKYGGLGLTQVYYNRALSLIGSASPAIGALLSAHQSIGVPQPLKLFGTQEQKDTFLPRCARTDISAFLLTEPDVGSDPARLATTAVPDKNGESYVLDGVKLWTTNGVVADLLVVMARVPASEGHKGGITAFVVEADSPGITVENRNAFMGLRGLENGVTRFHQVRVPAAHRIGPEGAGLKIALTTLNTGRLSLPAMCVGAGKWCLKIAREWSAAREQWGKPIARHEAIGAKISFIAATTFALEAVVDLSSQMADESRNDIRIEAALAKLFGSEVGCLMADELVQIRGGRGFETAASLAARGERAVPAEQLLRDLRINRIFEGSTEIMHLLIAREAVDAHLSVAGDLIDPDKSLSDKGRAAAKAGGFYARWLPKLIAGPGQLPRTYKEFGELAGHLRYVERASRKLARSTFYAMSRWQGRMETKQGFLGRIVDIGGELFAMSAACVRAEHLRTTGEHGREAHQLADAFCRQSRIRVDELFARLWTNTDTLDRKVVTGVLDGSYTWLEEGVVDPSGDGPWIADATPGPSRKSNVHRPIR; the protein is encoded by the coding sequence ATGTCCGCTCCGTCCATCCGAAAGGTTTCCGAGCGCGAGGCACGGCAGGTCGCCGAGGCGGCCCGTGAGCAGGACTGGCGTAAGCCCAGCTTCGCCAAGGAACTGTTCCTGGGGCGCTTCAGGCTCGACCTCATCCATCCGCATCCCACTCCCGCGGCGGACGACGTACGGCGCGGGGAGAAGTTCCTGGCCACCCTGCGAGAGTTCTGTGAGACCCGGATCGACGGCGCCCGGATCGAGTGCGAGGGCCAGATCCCGGACGAGACGATCAACGGGCTCAAGGAGCTCGGCGCGTTGGGCATGAAGATCGACCCGAAGTACGGCGGCCTCGGCCTGACCCAGGTCTACTACAACAGGGCGCTCTCGCTGATCGGTTCCGCCAGCCCCGCCATCGGCGCGCTGCTGTCGGCACATCAGTCGATCGGCGTACCGCAGCCGCTGAAGCTCTTCGGCACCCAGGAGCAGAAGGACACCTTCCTGCCCCGCTGCGCCCGTACGGACATCTCCGCGTTCCTGCTGACCGAGCCGGACGTCGGCTCCGACCCGGCCCGGCTGGCGACCACCGCCGTACCGGACAAGAACGGCGAGAGCTATGTCCTGGACGGTGTGAAGCTGTGGACCACCAACGGAGTCGTCGCCGATCTGCTGGTGGTGATGGCACGGGTGCCCGCCTCCGAGGGCCACAAGGGCGGCATCACCGCCTTCGTCGTCGAGGCGGACTCGCCCGGCATCACCGTCGAGAACCGCAACGCCTTCATGGGCCTGCGCGGTCTGGAGAACGGGGTGACCCGCTTCCACCAGGTACGGGTCCCCGCCGCGCACCGTATCGGCCCCGAGGGCGCGGGTCTGAAGATCGCCCTGACGACGCTCAACACCGGCCGGCTCTCGCTGCCCGCGATGTGCGTCGGCGCGGGCAAGTGGTGCCTGAAGATCGCCCGTGAGTGGTCCGCCGCCCGTGAGCAGTGGGGCAAGCCGATCGCCCGGCACGAGGCCATCGGCGCCAAGATCTCCTTCATCGCCGCGACCACCTTCGCCCTCGAAGCCGTCGTCGACCTCTCCTCCCAGATGGCCGACGAGAGCCGCAACGACATTCGCATCGAGGCGGCCCTGGCCAAGCTCTTCGGCTCCGAGGTGGGCTGTCTGATGGCGGACGAACTGGTGCAGATCCGTGGCGGCCGCGGCTTCGAGACCGCCGCCTCGCTCGCCGCCCGCGGCGAACGCGCCGTGCCCGCCGAGCAGCTGCTGCGCGATCTGCGGATCAACCGGATCTTCGAGGGCTCGACGGAGATCATGCATCTGCTGATCGCCCGGGAGGCGGTGGACGCCCATCTGTCCGTCGCCGGTGACCTCATCGATCCGGACAAGAGCCTGTCCGACAAGGGCCGGGCGGCGGCCAAGGCCGGCGGTTTCTACGCCCGCTGGCTGCCCAAGCTCATCGCGGGGCCGGGGCAACTCCCGCGCACGTACAAGGAGTTCGGCGAACTGGCCGGGCATCTGCGCTATGTCGAACGGGCCTCCCGCAAGCTCGCCCGGTCCACCTTCTACGCGATGTCCCGGTGGCAGGGCCGGATGGAGACCAAACAGGGCTTCCTCGGCCGCATCGTCGACATCGGCGGCGAACTCTTCGCGATGAGCGCGGCCTGCGTACGGGCCGAACATCTGCGGACGACCGGCGAGCACGGCCGTGAGGCGCACCAGCTCGCCGACGCCTTCTGCCGCCAGTCGCGGATCCGCGTCGACGAACTGTTCGCGCGGCTGTGGACCAACACCGACACCCTCGACCGGAAGGTGGTGACCGGGGTCCTCGACGGCAGTTACACATGGTTGGAGGAGGGCGTCGTCGACCCCAGCGGCGACGGTCCCTGGATCGCCGACGCCACCCCGGGCCCGAGCAGAAAGTCCAACGTGCACCGGCCGATCCGCTGA
- the ispG gene encoding flavodoxin-dependent (E)-4-hydroxy-3-methylbut-2-enyl-diphosphate synthase: MTAISLGMPDVPTKLADRRVSRKIHVGPVAVGGDAPVSVQSMTTTRTSDIGATLQQIAELTASGCQIVRVACPTQDDADALPVIARKSQIPVIADIHFQPKYVFAAIDAGCAAVRVNPGNIKQFDDKVKEIAKAASDAGTPIRIGVNAGSLDKRLLQKYGKATPEALVESALWEASLFEEHGFRDIKISVKHNDPVVMVNAYRQLAAQCDYPLHLGVTEAGPAFQGTIKSAVAFGALLSEGIGDTIRVSLSAPPAEEVKVGLQILESLNLRPRRLEIVSCPSCGRAQVDVYKLADQVTAGLEGMEVPLRVAVMGCVVNGPGEAREADLGVASGNGKGQIFVKGEVIKTVPESKIVETLIEEALKIAEQMEKDGVGSGEPVVTAAG; this comes from the coding sequence ATGACTGCCATTTCACTGGGAATGCCGGACGTACCGACCAAGCTCGCCGACCGCCGGGTCAGCCGCAAGATCCACGTCGGTCCGGTCGCCGTGGGCGGGGACGCACCGGTCTCGGTGCAGTCCATGACGACCACCCGCACGTCCGACATCGGCGCCACGCTGCAGCAGATCGCCGAGCTGACCGCGTCCGGCTGCCAGATCGTCCGGGTCGCCTGCCCGACCCAGGACGACGCCGACGCGCTGCCCGTCATCGCCCGGAAGTCCCAGATCCCGGTGATCGCGGACATCCACTTCCAGCCGAAGTACGTCTTCGCCGCCATCGACGCCGGCTGCGCCGCGGTCCGCGTCAATCCCGGCAACATCAAGCAGTTCGACGACAAGGTCAAGGAGATCGCCAAGGCGGCCTCCGACGCCGGCACCCCCATCCGTATCGGCGTCAACGCAGGCTCCCTGGACAAGCGCCTGCTGCAGAAGTACGGGAAGGCCACCCCCGAGGCGCTGGTCGAGTCCGCGCTGTGGGAGGCGTCCCTCTTCGAGGAGCACGGCTTCCGCGACATCAAGATCTCGGTCAAGCACAACGACCCGGTCGTGATGGTCAACGCCTACCGCCAGCTCGCCGCCCAGTGCGACTACCCCCTCCACCTCGGCGTCACCGAGGCCGGGCCGGCCTTCCAGGGCACCATCAAGTCCGCGGTCGCCTTCGGCGCGCTGCTCAGCGAGGGCATCGGCGACACCATCCGGGTCTCGCTGTCCGCGCCGCCCGCCGAAGAGGTCAAGGTCGGGCTGCAGATCCTGGAGTCCCTCAACCTCAGGCCGCGCCGTCTGGAGATCGTCTCCTGCCCGTCCTGCGGCCGGGCCCAGGTCGATGTCTACAAGCTCGCCGACCAGGTCACGGCCGGGCTCGAGGGCATGGAGGTGCCGCTGCGCGTCGCCGTCATGGGCTGTGTCGTCAACGGCCCCGGCGAGGCCCGCGAGGCCGACCTCGGTGTCGCCTCCGGCAACGGCAAGGGCCAGATCTTCGTCAAGGGCGAGGTCATCAAGACCGTCCCCGAGTCGAAGATCGTCGAGACGCTCATCGAAGAGGCCCTGAAGATCGCCGAGCAGATGGAGAAGGACGGCGTCGGGTCCGGCGAGCCGGTCGTCACGGCCGCGGGCTGA
- a CDS encoding PucR family transcriptional regulator: MPHTLASLVNHTALKLIVLAGGDRLDVPVRWAHASELIDPVPYMEGGELLLITALKLDAEDPEATRRYVRRVAEAGVVGLGFAVGVNYEEVPSALVEAAREADLPLLGVPRRTPFIAISKAVSAAVAADQYRAVTAGFEAQRELTRAALGAEGPAELLARLAAHLDGWAALYDASGAVVAAAPDWAARRAARLSDDVARLRERPAPASSVVSDADGDDRVELQSLGTGRRARGVLAVGTGAPLGTAERYAVHSAVALLTLTTERSRVLQEAEQRLGAAVLKMLLAGEPEHARAVAGRLYGGLLEAPFRVAVAEHVAAENASTTSSKASEGRTAPTESTSSVPSTSVPSSGAPTAPPSSGAAVLDALADAMESAAARTGEAVLTVPDGGRLIALLADGGAAAAACAAYAAEAEAEARLEASSRARGRSERAEAGRGEGLAVGLSAPATAMAAATAYGQAGQALSVARRRGRALVEHEEVAAGSVLPLLADDAVRAFADGLLRALREHDATGRGDLVASLRAWLNRHGQWDAAAADLGVHRHTLRYRMRRVEEILGRSLDDADVRMELWLALKATSAPTQE, from the coding sequence ATGCCGCACACCCTCGCTTCCCTCGTCAACCACACCGCGCTCAAGCTCATCGTGCTCGCGGGCGGGGACCGGCTGGACGTCCCGGTGCGCTGGGCACACGCCAGTGAGCTGATCGACCCGGTGCCCTACATGGAGGGCGGTGAGCTGCTGCTCATCACCGCCCTCAAGCTGGACGCGGAGGACCCGGAGGCGACCCGCCGATATGTGCGGCGGGTCGCGGAGGCCGGGGTCGTGGGGCTGGGGTTCGCCGTCGGGGTGAATTACGAAGAGGTGCCGTCGGCGCTGGTCGAGGCGGCGCGGGAGGCGGATCTGCCGCTGCTCGGGGTCCCCCGCAGGACCCCCTTCATCGCCATCAGCAAGGCCGTCTCGGCCGCCGTCGCCGCCGACCAGTACCGCGCGGTGACCGCCGGATTCGAGGCACAGCGGGAACTGACCCGGGCGGCGCTCGGCGCCGAGGGCCCGGCCGAGCTGCTGGCCCGGCTCGCCGCGCATCTGGACGGGTGGGCCGCCCTCTACGACGCGTCGGGCGCGGTGGTGGCCGCCGCCCCCGACTGGGCGGCCCGGCGTGCGGCCCGGCTGTCCGATGACGTGGCGCGGCTGCGCGAGCGACCCGCCCCCGCCAGCTCCGTCGTCAGCGATGCCGACGGTGACGACCGGGTCGAGCTCCAGTCGCTGGGTACGGGGCGCCGGGCGCGCGGGGTGCTCGCGGTCGGGACCGGCGCGCCGCTCGGCACCGCCGAGCGGTACGCCGTGCACTCCGCCGTCGCGCTCCTCACCCTCACCACCGAACGCTCCCGGGTGCTCCAGGAGGCCGAGCAGCGGCTCGGCGCGGCGGTGCTGAAGATGCTGCTGGCGGGCGAGCCGGAGCATGCGCGGGCGGTGGCGGGGCGGCTCTACGGCGGGCTGCTGGAGGCCCCGTTCCGGGTGGCGGTGGCCGAGCACGTGGCCGCGGAGAACGCCTCGACCACATCATCCAAGGCGTCCGAGGGGCGCACGGCGCCCACGGAGTCCACGTCGTCCGTGCCGTCCACGTCGGTCCCGTCGTCCGGGGCCCCGACCGCGCCCCCCTCGTCCGGGGCCGCCGTCCTGGACGCGCTCGCCGACGCGATGGAGTCCGCCGCCGCGCGGACCGGCGAGGCGGTGCTCACCGTGCCGGACGGGGGCCGGCTGATCGCGCTGCTCGCGGACGGCGGCGCGGCCGCGGCGGCCTGTGCCGCGTACGCCGCCGAGGCCGAGGCCGAGGCCCGCCTTGAGGCGTCTTCGCGGGCGCGCGGCCGGTCCGAGCGCGCCGAGGCGGGGCGGGGCGAGGGGCTGGCCGTCGGACTGTCCGCGCCGGCCACCGCGATGGCCGCCGCGACCGCCTACGGCCAGGCGGGACAGGCGCTGTCCGTCGCCCGCCGCCGCGGCCGCGCGCTGGTCGAGCACGAGGAGGTGGCGGCCGGATCCGTGCTGCCGCTGCTCGCCGACGATGCGGTCCGCGCCTTCGCGGACGGGCTGCTGCGCGCGCTGCGCGAGCACGACGCCACCGGCCGCGGCGATCTGGTCGCCTCGCTCCGCGCCTGGCTGAACCGGCACGGCCAATGGGACGCGGCCGCCGCCGACCTGGGCGTACACCGCCACACCCTGCGCTACCGGATGCGGCGGGTGGAGGAGATCCTGGGCCGCTCCCTGGACGACGCGGACGTCCGCATGGAGCTGTGGCTGGCCCTGAAGGCCACCTCGGCCCCGACGCAGGAGTGA